One genomic segment of Rivularia sp. PCC 7116 includes these proteins:
- a CDS encoding sigma-70 family RNA polymerase sigma factor: protein MSQSITASWSTLDARLPETPVEVDKLSNHDLILRCQAGVRPERTAFAELMRRYQSQVDRVLYHLAPDWADRADLAQEVWIRVFRNISRLQDPCKFRGWLSRIATNLFYDELRKRKRVVSPLSLDAPRTLDDGEMDWEIAGDTPGPEEELTTREFYEQLRLAIADLPEVFRTTIVLREIEGLAYEEIAEMTGVSLGTVKSRIARARSRLQTQLQNYVES, encoded by the coding sequence ATGAGTCAATCGATTACTGCATCTTGGTCTACACTCGATGCCAGACTGCCGGAAACACCAGTAGAAGTTGATAAACTTTCAAACCATGACCTGATTCTGCGCTGTCAGGCTGGAGTTCGCCCCGAACGTACTGCTTTTGCTGAACTGATGCGTCGCTATCAATCACAAGTTGATAGAGTTTTATATCACTTAGCGCCTGATTGGGCCGATCGAGCAGATTTAGCTCAGGAAGTCTGGATACGAGTTTTCCGCAATATTAGTCGATTACAAGACCCCTGTAAATTTCGAGGTTGGCTGAGTCGTATTGCTACTAACTTGTTCTACGACGAGTTACGTAAACGCAAGCGAGTTGTTAGTCCCCTATCACTTGATGCTCCCCGTACTTTAGACGACGGAGAAATGGATTGGGAAATTGCTGGCGATACTCCCGGACCCGAAGAAGAACTGACAACAAGAGAATTTTACGAGCAATTACGCCTAGCAATCGCAGATTTACCCGAAGTTTTTCGTACCACTATTGTGTTGCGAGAAATTGAAGGACTGGCATATGAAGAAATTGCCGAAATGACCGGTGTTTCTTTAGGTACAGTTAAATCAAGGATTGCTAGAGCTAGATCCCGACTGCAAACTCAACTACAAAATTATGTAGAGTCTTAA